The Juglans microcarpa x Juglans regia isolate MS1-56 chromosome 2D, Jm3101_v1.0, whole genome shotgun sequence DNA window GGAATTTTAACCATAATATGTTGACTAACAAGAATTTCTTATTATCTTTTAGATGactaataataatgatgatgcgGAGAATCCAGGAGCTGGTGCAAACCAGAGAGGTCCAGAAGCTGCTACTCCCTCTGGTGAAATACAAACAATCTGGTATGGTGGCTTACTCAAGCAAGTCTCCGTATATGGTATAGCTGCTGGGTACTGCTTATCTGCATCTTTGCTTTCCATCATCAACAAATGGGCGGTCATGAAATTTCCTTATCCTGGGGCCTTAACTGCTTTACAGTACTTCACAAGCGCAGCCGGGGTCCTCATTTGTGGCTGGGCTAAGTTCATTGAGCATGACAGGCTTGAACTTTTGACCATGTGGCGCTTCATGCCTGCAGCAATTATATTCTACCTTTCTCTCTTCACCAACAGTGAGCTGCTTCTCCATGCCAATGTTGACACTTTCATTGTCTTCCGTTCAGCAGTTCCCATATTTGTTGCAATAGGAGAGACCCTCTTCTTGCACCAGCCATGGCCATCATTTAGAACGTGGATCTCACTTGCCACTATTTTTGGAGGAAGTGTGCTTTATGTTCTAACAGATTACCAGTTCACATTCATGGCTTATAGCTGGGCTCTAGCTTACCTGGTAAGCATGTCCATAGATTTTGTGTACATAAAGCATGTAGTCATGACCATTGGTTTGAATACATGGGGTCTTGTGCTGTACAACAATCTTGAGGCTCTGATACTGTTTCCTTTGGAGCTGCTTATAATGGGTGAATTGAAAAAGATAAAGCATGACATCACGGATGAGTCAGATTGGTACTCTTTCCAGGTGGTTTTGCCGGTGGGGTTATCTTGCTTGTTTGGTTTATCCATCTCTTTCTTTGGATTTTCCTGCCGGAGGGCCATTTCAGCAACAGGATTTACTGTTCTTGGGATAGTAAACAAGCTATTAACGGTTGTGATTAATTTGGTTGTTTGGGACATGCATTCGACATTTGTGGGAACAATGGGGCTTTTAATTTGTATGCTTGGTGGGGTTATGTATCAGCAATCTACGAGCAAAAAGCCTAAAGATGTAAAAGAAGTAAATGCACGAGAGACTGATGAGGATCAACAAAAGTTGCTAGAAATGCAACGCAACACAGAAGGCAATGGCAATCAGAAGGAAGTTGCAGAATCAGAAGTGGGAAAATGAAAGGGCTTATGTTAAGTACTATCATTTTATTCTTATTGctgcaaaatttatttcttaggTCCAGCCTTAATGATCGGCCAATTCTTGGAGGTGGGGACTTCATCTGCTCTACCTTGacaatttatttatgaaaaatatactaCTCCCCGAAATGCAGTTTTAAGGATGGACTCAGACATGACTGACTGGGTTGAAATGGCTCTTTGtttcatctcaattctcaattcattttcatCTCTACGGAAGTTGATTATTATTGTGGACCTGTTCGGCAAACATCAATTTGACCTTTGGAAACCTGGTAAAAAATGTACTATTTTGAATTCTTGTCATTGTAGTTGTTTTAAAACTTCCCACTGATCCACATGGTCCATGTATTAGTGCCTTTGATCTTGGTATTGATACATTCCATAAGGCATGCATCAGATAGAGTGAACATATACAATGATTGGTTAAATTTCTCATGGATTGAAAGGCCTGGTTTTTCCATTCATTATTCTGTTTTTATAACGACTGGTTTTTCTTACGAAATTCCGATtaattctctctccctctctctctcgcacacaCATGTTTATCATTGGTCTTGATTTATTTGTTACTCAGTTGCGAAACCTGCCCAACTCCATCTTCATACATGTTTGCCTGATGCTGATCACGATAGGTCATACCCTTTCCATTCAGAAATAATTCAAAACAGTCTGAAGACAAACCCCAACCATTCCAAGCGAAGCTAACGACGTTACAAAATAGAACTAGTTGACTTACTTCTTCCCAAATCCAATCGAAAGTAAAAGGGTAACTTTCACTTAAAATCTGGCAATTCAGTCATGGCTCATAACATTGATTACCGTTCTCTCTATTGATGAATGGAAACTtcatcgagagagagagagagagagagatcctgCTGAGCAGAACCCAATGGCTAATCTGAGAACGATACCTGTAAATGTAATGTAATGCAAGTTTCCATGTAAGATCCAAAAGTATGTTGGCTAAATCAGGCCATAAAACACAGACATTTTTATGCATCAACATTAAAGTTTCAGTTGCGAAGGAGACTTGACTTGTCGGACCACGGTCTTGAAGAGAAGAAAGGAGAGCTTGTCGACAGAGAAATACACAAATCCACCATTGGAGTGAGTCACGAATGATCCGAAACTCTTCCCAACAATGCAGTGCCATGCCATTCCATAAGTTGCATCAAATt harbors:
- the LOC121248324 gene encoding GDP-mannose transporter GONST3 isoform X2, producing MTNNNDDAENPGAGANQRGPEAATPSGEIQTIWYGGLLKQVSVYGIAAGYCLSASLLSIINKWAVMKFPYPGALTALQYFTSAAGVLICGWAKFIEHDRLELLTMWRFMPAAIIFYLSLFTNSELLLHANVDTFIVFRSAVPIFVAIGETLFLHQPWPSFRTWISLATIFGGSVLYVLTDYQFTFMAYSWALAYLVSMSIDFVYIKHVVMTIGLNTWGLVLYNNLEALILFPLELLIMGELKKIKHDITDESDWYSFQVVLPVGLSCLFGLSISFFGFSCRRAISATGFTVLGIVNKLLTVVINLVVWDMHSTFVGTMGLLICMLGGVMYQQSTSKKPKDVKEVNARETDEDQQKLLEMQRNTEGNGNQKEVAESEVGK
- the LOC121248324 gene encoding GDP-mannose transporter GONST3 isoform X1 — protein: MDYEEMTNNNDDAENPGAGANQRGPEAATPSGEIQTIWYGGLLKQVSVYGIAAGYCLSASLLSIINKWAVMKFPYPGALTALQYFTSAAGVLICGWAKFIEHDRLELLTMWRFMPAAIIFYLSLFTNSELLLHANVDTFIVFRSAVPIFVAIGETLFLHQPWPSFRTWISLATIFGGSVLYVLTDYQFTFMAYSWALAYLVSMSIDFVYIKHVVMTIGLNTWGLVLYNNLEALILFPLELLIMGELKKIKHDITDESDWYSFQVVLPVGLSCLFGLSISFFGFSCRRAISATGFTVLGIVNKLLTVVINLVVWDMHSTFVGTMGLLICMLGGVMYQQSTSKKPKDVKEVNARETDEDQQKLLEMQRNTEGNGNQKEVAESEVGK